Proteins encoded within one genomic window of Cryptosporangium aurantiacum:
- a CDS encoding cold-shock protein → MPTGKVKWFDPERGFGFLARDEGGDVFVHKGALPQGVTELKPGTRVEFGVAAGRKGDQALSVRVIDPLPSLVAQTRRPADELHGMVEDMIKVLEARVQPDLRRGRYPDRKAARKIAELVHAVARELEV, encoded by the coding sequence GTGCCGACCGGCAAGGTGAAGTGGTTCGACCCGGAGCGCGGCTTCGGCTTCCTGGCCCGGGACGAAGGCGGCGACGTTTTTGTCCACAAAGGCGCATTACCTCAGGGTGTCACGGAACTGAAGCCCGGAACCCGGGTCGAGTTCGGCGTGGCCGCAGGGCGCAAGGGCGACCAAGCGCTGTCCGTGCGGGTGATCGATCCGCTGCCCTCGTTGGTGGCTCAGACCCGTCGTCCCGCGGATGAGCTGCACGGCATGGTCGAGGACATGATCAAGGTGCTCGAGGCGCGGGTGCAGCCCGATCTGCGACGCGGTCGCTACCCCGACCGCAAGGCCGCCCGCAAGATCGCCGAACTCGTCCACGCGGTGGCCCGCGAGTTAGAGGTCTGA
- a CDS encoding HAD family hydrolase yields MSLASPVVGFDLDMTLIDSRPGIGAVYDLLAAETGVTIDSALVTSRLGPPLAAELANWFPAEQVPAMVERYRALYPDHAITPSVALPGAAEALAAVRRLGGSTVVVTSKYAPSARLHVEHLGLPVDDLVGELYAAAKGAALAERGAIVYVGDHTADIAAARAAGTVSVAVATGPFDADALRAAGADVVLDDLSSFPTWLAEYVAPARPAASGPS; encoded by the coding sequence ATGTCCCTCGCTTCGCCGGTTGTCGGTTTTGACCTCGACATGACGCTGATCGACAGTCGCCCGGGTATCGGAGCGGTATACGACCTGCTCGCCGCGGAGACCGGCGTCACGATCGACAGTGCGCTGGTCACTTCGCGCCTCGGCCCGCCGCTCGCGGCCGAGTTGGCGAACTGGTTCCCGGCGGAGCAGGTGCCGGCGATGGTCGAGCGGTACCGCGCGCTCTATCCCGATCACGCGATCACGCCCTCGGTCGCGCTGCCCGGCGCGGCCGAGGCGCTCGCGGCGGTGCGGCGGCTGGGCGGCAGCACGGTCGTCGTCACGAGCAAGTACGCGCCCAGCGCGCGGCTGCACGTCGAACACCTGGGCCTACCGGTCGACGACCTCGTCGGTGAGCTCTACGCGGCCGCAAAGGGCGCCGCGCTCGCGGAGCGCGGCGCGATCGTCTACGTCGGTGACCACACCGCGGACATCGCCGCGGCCAGGGCCGCGGGCACGGTTTCGGTCGCGGTCGCTACCGGCCCTTTTGATGCGGACGCTCTACGCGCGGCCGGCGCCGACGTAGTCCTGGACGACCTCAGCAGCTTCCCAACATGGCTAGCGGAGTACGTGGCGCCCGCCCGGCCCGCGGCAAGTGGGCCCAGCTAG
- the yidD gene encoding membrane protein insertion efficiency factor YidD: MGNEAGWVLLAGWRRWRERRRHKRRHRRHSKATDAASCGIDGCEGCDGCSGCDCNFSFLSLGTLLLLVPFLRSTPTLRPRSTRAGRGGVRLIRGYQRRISRHLPTRCRYTPSCSEYGVQAVTRYGLLDGSRLIAARIKRCTTAVPVGTPDPLQ, from the coding sequence GTGGGGAACGAGGCCGGGTGGGTGCTGCTCGCGGGGTGGCGACGCTGGCGCGAGCGGCGTCGGCACAAGCGCAGGCACCGTCGTCACTCGAAGGCCACGGACGCAGCGTCGTGCGGCATCGACGGTTGCGAAGGCTGCGACGGGTGCAGCGGCTGCGACTGCAACTTCAGCTTCTTGAGCCTGGGGACGCTGCTCCTGCTGGTGCCGTTCCTGCGCTCGACGCCGACGTTGCGGCCCCGCTCGACGCGCGCCGGACGTGGCGGCGTCCGATTGATCCGTGGGTACCAGCGGCGCATCAGCCGGCACCTGCCCACCCGCTGCCGCTATACGCCGTCGTGCAGTGAATACGGCGTCCAGGCCGTGACCCGGTACGGCCTGCTCGACGGGTCGCGCCTGATCGCGGCGCGGATCAAGCGGTGTACGACAGCGGTCCCGGTGGGTACTCCCGACCCACTCCAGTGA
- a CDS encoding helicase-associated domain-containing protein has translation MSTASLADHYRALTDEQLERLFAARPDLAVPVPSDFSVLAQRAHSRMSVARALDHLDQFHLEVLDALRLVGGPEHRADRKKAFDLLSGASDFSAHRAIDHLVTLGLAWPDGESVLRLPTVLDEVASRYPAGLGRPVAALVQDDRTEDLTPILAALHLPSVPQPEATALIAEAFADPVRLSALLDACPPEATAMLERLANGGNPVGAIRDVRRPADPTDADTPLRWLLVHSLLVPLDASTVELPREVGLALRGDAPLGPLHPTEPTPTATTAAPTDRVDGAGSGQVLEVLRQTATLLDACAAEPPPVLKAGGLGVRDLRRLARTAGIDEPTAALLLDVAHEAGLLARTPDADPTWLPTAAFDVWQATPAERRWAQLAGAWLAMARMPALVGTRDERDRAVAALSAEVTRSAAPTLRAQILQVLVEYPGPLSEPDVISVLDWRAPRRGGRRREEVIREQLAEATTLGIVAQTTLTRYGRALVTGEDPVPLLTDLLPEPVDHVLVQADLTVVAPGPLEPALAAEMALVADVESAGGATVYRVTPESVRRALDAGRSGSDLQTFFATRSRTPVPQSLSYLVDDVARRHGGLRVGAAGSYLRTDDPALLATVLADRRCVELNLRRIADTVLVSSASVQRVVDLLRGCGYVPAAEDAGGGLVLGWPEARRAPGRSNRGAPRGASEISLDHDYLAGAVVAVRRGDEAARAARRAPVLSQQGAPDPGAALGVLQQAARDRARVWLSYVDAHGGVTARVVRPVSVGAGYLRAEDDRTETEHTFALHRVVSAIRTQE, from the coding sequence GTGAGCACGGCGAGCCTGGCAGACCACTACCGCGCGCTGACCGACGAGCAGCTGGAACGGCTGTTCGCCGCGCGCCCGGACCTCGCCGTCCCGGTGCCGTCCGACTTCTCCGTATTGGCGCAACGTGCGCATTCCCGGATGTCGGTCGCTCGCGCGCTCGATCACCTCGACCAGTTTCACCTGGAGGTTCTCGACGCGCTCCGGTTGGTCGGCGGCCCCGAGCACCGAGCCGACCGCAAGAAGGCCTTCGACCTTCTCTCCGGCGCGTCGGACTTCTCCGCTCACCGGGCGATCGACCACCTGGTGACGCTCGGGCTCGCCTGGCCGGACGGGGAGTCCGTGCTCCGGCTCCCGACCGTGCTCGACGAGGTCGCGTCACGCTATCCGGCGGGCCTCGGCCGTCCGGTTGCGGCTCTGGTGCAGGACGATCGCACCGAGGACCTCACGCCGATCCTCGCCGCGCTCCACCTCCCGTCGGTCCCGCAGCCCGAGGCCACCGCGCTGATCGCCGAGGCGTTCGCCGACCCGGTACGGCTGTCCGCGCTGCTGGACGCCTGTCCGCCGGAAGCGACCGCGATGCTGGAGCGGCTGGCGAACGGCGGCAACCCGGTCGGCGCGATCCGGGACGTCCGCCGCCCGGCCGATCCCACGGACGCCGACACGCCGCTGCGCTGGCTCCTCGTCCACAGCCTGCTGGTCCCGCTCGACGCCTCCACCGTCGAGCTGCCTCGCGAAGTCGGGTTGGCGTTGCGCGGGGACGCTCCGCTCGGCCCGCTGCACCCGACCGAGCCGACGCCGACCGCCACGACGGCCGCGCCGACCGACCGCGTCGACGGGGCCGGCTCCGGTCAGGTCCTCGAGGTGCTCCGGCAGACCGCGACTTTGTTGGACGCCTGCGCAGCGGAGCCGCCGCCGGTTCTCAAGGCGGGCGGCCTGGGCGTCCGCGACCTGCGACGGCTGGCGCGCACCGCGGGGATCGACGAACCGACCGCGGCGCTGCTGCTCGACGTCGCGCACGAGGCCGGTCTGCTCGCCCGGACGCCCGATGCCGATCCGACCTGGCTGCCGACCGCGGCGTTCGACGTGTGGCAGGCCACCCCGGCGGAACGTCGCTGGGCCCAACTCGCGGGCGCCTGGCTCGCGATGGCCCGGATGCCCGCACTCGTCGGCACCCGGGACGAGCGCGACCGGGCGGTCGCTGCGCTCTCGGCCGAGGTCACCCGCTCGGCGGCGCCGACGCTGCGGGCGCAGATCCTGCAGGTGCTCGTCGAGTATCCCGGGCCGCTCAGCGAACCGGACGTGATCAGCGTCCTGGACTGGCGCGCTCCGCGGCGGGGCGGACGGCGTCGCGAAGAGGTGATCCGCGAGCAGCTCGCCGAGGCCACAACGCTGGGCATCGTCGCGCAGACCACGCTCACCCGGTACGGGCGGGCGCTCGTCACCGGCGAGGACCCGGTCCCGCTGCTCACCGATCTGCTGCCCGAGCCGGTGGACCACGTCCTGGTGCAGGCCGACCTGACCGTGGTGGCGCCCGGCCCGCTGGAGCCCGCGTTGGCCGCCGAGATGGCGCTGGTCGCCGACGTGGAGTCGGCCGGTGGCGCCACCGTCTACCGGGTCACGCCGGAGAGCGTCCGCCGGGCGTTGGACGCCGGCCGGTCCGGCAGCGACCTGCAGACGTTCTTCGCCACCCGGTCCCGCACGCCGGTGCCGCAGTCGCTGAGCTACCTCGTCGACGACGTCGCTCGTCGGCACGGCGGGCTACGGGTCGGCGCGGCCGGCTCCTATCTCCGCACCGACGACCCGGCGTTGCTCGCCACCGTGCTCGCCGACCGGCGCTGCGTCGAGCTGAACCTGCGGCGGATCGCCGACACCGTGCTGGTGAGCTCCGCCTCGGTGCAGCGTGTCGTCGATCTGCTGCGTGGCTGCGGTTACGTCCCGGCAGCCGAGGACGCCGGCGGCGGACTGGTGCTCGGCTGGCCGGAGGCCAGGAGAGCGCCCGGCCGGTCGAACCGGGGCGCACCGCGGGGCGCGAGCGAGATCTCGCTCGACCACGATTACCTGGCCGGTGCGGTGGTTGCGGTCCGGCGCGGCGACGAGGCCGCCAGGGCGGCCCGCCGGGCTCCGGTGCTCAGCCAGCAGGGTGCGCCCGATCCCGGTGCGGCGCTCGGCGTCCTGCAGCAGGCGGCGCGCGACCGCGCCCGGGTCTGGTTGAGTTATGTGGACGCTCATGGCGGCGTCACCGCACGCGTGGTCCGTCCGGTCTCGGTGGGTGCCGGTTACCTCCGGGCCGAGGACGACCGCACCGAGACCGAGCACACGTTCGCCTTGCACCGCGTGGTGAGCGCGATCAGGACGCAGGAATGA
- a CDS encoding flavodoxin family protein — translation MSTLLVVHHTTSPATQELLEAVLAGARTDEIEGVDVVARPALAATVPDALAADGVLLGTPANIGYMSGALKHFFDQIYYPCLDAKAGTPFGVWVHGNNDTSGALRGIETITTGLGWQQVAAPVTITGAPDKAAREACWELGATVAASLTT, via the coding sequence ATGAGCACGCTGCTGGTCGTTCACCACACGACGTCGCCGGCGACCCAGGAGTTGCTGGAGGCGGTGCTCGCCGGTGCCCGCACCGACGAGATCGAAGGGGTCGACGTGGTGGCCCGGCCCGCGCTGGCCGCCACCGTTCCCGACGCGCTGGCCGCGGACGGCGTCCTGCTCGGAACACCCGCGAACATCGGGTACATGTCCGGCGCGCTCAAGCACTTCTTCGACCAGATCTACTACCCGTGCCTGGACGCGAAGGCCGGGACGCCGTTCGGCGTCTGGGTGCACGGCAACAACGACACCAGCGGCGCGCTGCGCGGCATCGAGACGATCACCACCGGCCTGGGCTGGCAGCAGGTGGCCGCACCGGTGACGATCACCGGGGCACCTGACAAGGCCGCCCGCGAAGCGTGCTGGGAACTCGGCGCGACGGTGGCCGCGAGCCTGACGACCTAG
- a CDS encoding L,D-transpeptidase: MEYVYLAEEAPRGKHTRTRGRRRRENPVSRAAKVAFAGVAAAAVAGSISYGAVSMVGHDTAGSDSAQIDLAAPARTSDERASRSGGNCGRTGTGQARVERYLSTQAARFGQITMDAKQDAADCAVIKKFQAAVALPTATGIADETTAEVADRLYKSTPASCGAETDKTTVCVDLSHQTLWVMRDGSVIFAPVVVRTGGPGLATPTGEYEITEKKVETVSSEYGTKLPYWQRFFEDFGLHATDTSLYTDPDDGSHGCVNLLAGDAKTVYGLTDVGTEVRVFGHRAGT, from the coding sequence ATGGAGTACGTCTATCTCGCTGAGGAAGCGCCACGCGGAAAGCACACCCGTACCCGGGGTCGGCGGCGGCGGGAGAACCCGGTCAGCCGCGCGGCGAAGGTCGCCTTCGCCGGGGTAGCCGCCGCAGCGGTCGCGGGCAGCATCTCGTACGGCGCGGTCTCGATGGTCGGGCACGACACCGCAGGCAGCGACTCGGCCCAGATCGACCTCGCGGCTCCGGCGCGCACCAGCGACGAGCGCGCGTCCCGCTCCGGCGGCAACTGTGGCCGCACCGGTACGGGCCAGGCCCGTGTCGAGCGGTACCTGTCCACCCAGGCCGCCCGCTTCGGCCAGATCACGATGGACGCCAAGCAGGACGCCGCCGACTGCGCGGTGATCAAGAAGTTCCAGGCCGCGGTCGCGCTGCCGACCGCCACCGGGATCGCCGACGAAACCACGGCCGAGGTCGCCGACCGGCTCTACAAGTCGACGCCGGCGTCCTGTGGCGCCGAGACCGACAAAACGACGGTCTGCGTCGACCTGAGCCACCAGACGCTCTGGGTGATGCGCGACGGTTCGGTAATCTTCGCGCCGGTCGTCGTCCGGACCGGCGGCCCCGGCCTGGCGACGCCGACCGGCGAGTACGAGATCACCGAGAAGAAAGTAGAGACGGTCTCCAGCGAGTACGGGACGAAGTTGCCGTACTGGCAGCGATTCTTCGAGGACTTCGGGCTGCACGCGACCGACACGTCGCTGTACACCGACCCCGACGACGGCTCGCACGGGTGCGTGAACCTGCTGGCCGGTGACGCGAAGACGGTGTACGGCCTGACCGACGTCGGCACCGAGGTACGCGTCTTCGGCCACCGCGCCGGAACCTAG
- a CDS encoding DNA repair helicase XPB, translating into MPNGPLIVQSDKTLLLETDHPDASACRMAIAPFAELERAPEHVHTYRLTPLGLWNARAAGHDAESVVDALVRYSRYPVPHALLVDVADTMDRYGRLQLLNSPVHGLVLHALDRAVLVEITRNKKVSPMLGAKLDDDTVAVHPSERGRLKQVLLKVGWPAEDLAGYVDGESHPIELAQNGWTLRSYQQEAVENFWAGGSGVVVLPCGAGKTLVGAAAMAEAKATTLILVTNTVAGRQWKRELVARTSLTEDEIGEYSGERKEIRPVTIATYQVMTSRKGGEYRHLELFGARDWGLIVYDEVHLLPAPIFRLTADLQSRRRLGLTATLVREDGREGDVFSLIGPKRYDAPWKDIEAQGWIAPAECVEVRVTMTDAERMTYAVAEPEERYRVCATARTKMPVIRKLVEKHKGEQVLVIGAYLDQLDEISAELEAPVIEGKTTNKERERLFEAFRQGEINTLVVSKVANFSIDLPEAAVAIQISGTFGSRQEEAQRLGRVLRPKADGRQAHFYTVVSRDSLDADYAAHRQRFLAEQGYAYTIVDADDVIGPPLPDVG; encoded by the coding sequence GTGCCCAACGGTCCACTGATCGTCCAGTCGGACAAGACCCTGCTGCTGGAGACCGACCACCCCGACGCGTCGGCCTGCCGGATGGCGATCGCCCCGTTCGCGGAACTCGAGCGGGCTCCGGAGCACGTCCACACCTACCGTCTGACCCCGCTCGGCCTGTGGAACGCCCGCGCCGCGGGCCACGACGCCGAGTCGGTGGTGGACGCCCTGGTGCGCTACTCGCGCTACCCGGTGCCGCACGCCCTGCTGGTCGACGTCGCCGACACGATGGACCGCTACGGCCGCCTTCAGCTGCTGAACTCGCCGGTACACGGCCTGGTGCTGCACGCACTGGACCGGGCGGTCCTGGTGGAGATCACCCGGAACAAGAAGGTCTCCCCGATGCTCGGGGCGAAGCTCGACGACGACACGGTGGCCGTCCACCCGTCCGAGCGCGGCCGCCTCAAGCAGGTCCTGCTGAAGGTCGGGTGGCCGGCCGAGGACCTCGCCGGTTACGTCGACGGCGAGTCGCACCCGATCGAGCTGGCTCAGAACGGCTGGACGCTGCGCTCCTACCAGCAGGAGGCGGTGGAGAACTTCTGGGCCGGCGGCTCCGGCGTCGTGGTGCTGCCGTGCGGTGCGGGCAAGACGCTGGTCGGCGCGGCGGCGATGGCCGAGGCGAAGGCGACGACGCTGATCCTGGTGACGAACACGGTCGCCGGGCGGCAGTGGAAGCGCGAGCTGGTCGCGCGGACGTCGCTGACCGAGGACGAGATCGGCGAGTACTCCGGCGAGCGCAAGGAGATCCGCCCGGTAACGATCGCGACCTACCAGGTGATGACGTCTCGCAAGGGCGGCGAATACCGGCACCTGGAGCTGTTCGGCGCGCGCGACTGGGGCCTGATCGTCTACGACGAGGTGCACCTGCTCCCGGCGCCGATCTTCCGGCTCACCGCCGACCTGCAGTCCCGCCGCCGGCTCGGCCTGACCGCGACGCTGGTCCGGGAGGACGGCCGCGAGGGTGACGTGTTCTCGCTGATCGGCCCCAAGCGGTACGACGCTCCGTGGAAGGACATCGAGGCTCAGGGCTGGATCGCGCCTGCCGAGTGCGTCGAGGTTCGCGTCACGATGACCGACGCCGAGCGCATGACGTACGCGGTCGCCGAGCCGGAGGAGCGGTACCGGGTCTGCGCGACCGCGCGGACGAAGATGCCGGTCATCCGCAAGCTGGTGGAGAAGCACAAGGGTGAGCAGGTGCTGGTGATCGGTGCCTACCTCGACCAACTGGACGAGATCTCCGCCGAGCTGGAAGCACCGGTGATCGAGGGCAAGACCACGAACAAGGAGCGCGAGCGGCTGTTCGAGGCCTTCCGCCAGGGCGAGATCAACACGCTGGTCGTCTCCAAGGTCGCGAACTTCTCGATCGACCTGCCGGAGGCCGCGGTCGCGATCCAGATCTCCGGGACGTTCGGATCACGCCAGGAAGAGGCGCAGCGGCTGGGACGCGTGCTGCGTCCGAAGGCCGACGGGCGGCAGGCGCACTTCTACACGGTGGTCAGCCGCGACAGCCTGGACGCCGACTACGCGGCCCACCGGCAGCGGTTCCTGGCCGAGCAGGGTTACGCGTACACGATCGTGGACGCCGACGACGTGATCGGTCCGCCGCTGCCCGACGTGGGCTGA
- a CDS encoding PLP-dependent aminotransferase family protein: MTVEVDRYSGGDDRANDEARLLDVLNDWSVGDGPLYQQLADAIRRGIAEGALPAGSALPAERRLASVLAVSRATVVAAYDQLRGEGAVESRRGSGTRIARTARASRLPGGDGRVPGGNSAQLFQRLIDGPGTVLSLASAAGSADAVIPVALDEVARHDLAEAMLDPGYQPHGLARLRDTIAGYLTRIGLPSTPAEILVTTGAHQAVDLVAQLYLRPGSRVAVEAPGWPACYDVFRAAGATLVPVPIDQDGVRPEALAAILDETPVDLVYLMPTFHNPTGALLSAARRRRIVELAAEHDVVVVSDDTLAGVSLGHEVPPPLPAFAAAAGDRSVSLIQLGSLSKSVWGGLRVGWARASADVISRLARRKALADLGSPIIDQLVAARIVPELEALVRRRVPERQAQLATAESLLAEYLPSWRWQTPVGGPCLWVELPDVDAAVFAQVALRHGVEAIPGRSMDLSGNHDSFLRLPYCFGDEFLTEVVRRLATAWAELDRHGPWEPRLRPVV; encoded by the coding sequence ATGACCGTCGAGGTGGACCGTTATTCAGGCGGCGACGACCGGGCCAACGACGAGGCTCGGCTGCTCGACGTACTGAACGACTGGTCGGTCGGCGACGGTCCGCTCTACCAGCAACTCGCGGACGCGATCCGCCGCGGCATCGCGGAGGGCGCGCTTCCGGCGGGCAGCGCGCTACCGGCCGAGCGGCGTCTCGCATCCGTGCTGGCCGTGAGCCGGGCCACCGTCGTCGCCGCCTACGACCAGCTCCGCGGCGAGGGCGCGGTGGAGAGCAGGCGCGGGAGCGGGACGCGCATCGCGCGGACCGCGCGGGCCAGCCGGCTCCCTGGTGGGGACGGCCGGGTGCCCGGCGGCAACTCCGCGCAGCTGTTCCAGCGGTTGATCGACGGACCAGGCACCGTGCTGTCGCTGGCGTCCGCCGCGGGCAGTGCCGACGCCGTCATCCCGGTCGCTCTCGACGAGGTGGCCCGGCACGACCTGGCCGAAGCGATGCTCGACCCCGGCTACCAGCCGCACGGGCTCGCGCGGCTCCGCGACACGATCGCCGGCTACCTGACCCGGATCGGTCTGCCGAGTACTCCGGCCGAGATCCTGGTGACGACCGGCGCGCACCAGGCGGTCGACCTGGTCGCCCAGCTGTACCTGCGGCCGGGCTCCCGGGTCGCGGTCGAGGCGCCGGGCTGGCCCGCGTGTTACGACGTGTTCCGGGCCGCCGGAGCGACGCTGGTGCCGGTCCCGATCGACCAGGACGGCGTCCGGCCGGAGGCGCTGGCCGCGATCCTCGACGAGACGCCGGTCGACCTCGTCTACCTGATGCCGACGTTCCACAACCCGACCGGCGCGCTGCTCTCCGCGGCGCGGCGGCGCCGGATCGTCGAGCTGGCGGCCGAGCACGACGTCGTCGTGGTCTCCGACGACACGCTGGCGGGCGTGAGCCTCGGTCACGAGGTGCCGCCGCCGCTCCCGGCCTTCGCCGCCGCGGCCGGCGATCGGTCGGTCAGCCTGATCCAGCTCGGTTCGCTGTCGAAGTCGGTCTGGGGTGGTCTCCGGGTGGGCTGGGCGCGGGCCTCGGCCGACGTGATCAGCCGGCTCGCGCGGCGCAAGGCTCTGGCCGACCTCGGCTCGCCGATCATCGACCAGCTGGTCGCCGCGCGGATCGTCCCGGAGCTGGAAGCGCTGGTCCGGCGACGCGTGCCGGAGCGGCAGGCCCAGCTCGCGACTGCCGAGTCGCTGCTGGCCGAGTATCTGCCCAGCTGGCGCTGGCAGACGCCGGTCGGCGGACCGTGCCTCTGGGTGGAGCTGCCCGACGTCGACGCGGCGGTGTTCGCCCAGGTCGCGCTGCGACACGGCGTCGAGGCGATCCCGGGGCGTTCGATGGACCTCTCCGGCAACCACGACTCGTTCCTGCGGCTGCCCTACTGCTTCGGCGACGAGTTCCTCACCGAGGTCGTCCGCCGGCTCGCCACCGCCTGGGCAGAACTCGACCGACACGGACCGTGGGAACCGCGGTTGCGCCCCGTGGTGTGA